Proteins encoded together in one Rhinopithecus roxellana isolate Shanxi Qingling chromosome 3, ASM756505v1, whole genome shotgun sequence window:
- the GMCL2 gene encoding germ cell-less protein-like 2: MGSSSSRVLRQPRRALAQQKQGARAGGSAGRPDPGDPAAGYGGFCYCPGSHKSSGAFRYCRPDSERDEDEEERDEQQPLLHIPARKKFRSTSKYIYQTLFLNGENSDIKICALGEEWRLHKIYLCQSGYFSSMFSGSWKESSMNIIELEIPDQNIDVEALQVAFGSLYRDDVLIKPSRVVAILAAACMLQLDGLIQQCGETMKETITVKTVCGYYTSVGTYGLDSVKKKCLEWLLNNLMTHQSVKLFKELSINVMKQLIGSSNLFVMQVEMDVYTALKRWMFLQLVPSWNGSLKQLLTETDVWFSKQRKDFEGMTFLETEQGKPFVSVFRHLRLQYIISDLASARIIEQDAIVPSEWLSSVYKQQWFAMLWAEQDSEVGPQEIDKEELEGNSMRCGRKLAKDGEYCWCWTGFNFGFDLLVTYTNRCIIFKRNTLNQPCSGSVSLQPQRSVAFRLRLASFDSSGKLICSRTTGCQILILKKDQEQVVMNLDSRFLTFPLYICCNFLYISPEKRIENNRHPENPEN; encoded by the coding sequence ATGGGATCGTCGAGCAGCCGGGTACTGCGCCAGCCGAGGCGAGCCCTTGCCCAGCAGAAGCAGGGTGCCAGGGCGGGGGGCTCGGCCGGGAGGCCGGACCCTGGAGACCCTGCGGCGGGCTACGGCGGCTTCTGTTACTGCCCGGGCAGTCACAAGAGCAGCGGGGCCTTCCGCTACTGTCGCCCTGACTCGGAGAGAGACGAGGATGAGGAGGAGAGGGACGAGCAGCAGCCGCTCCTCCACATCCctgcaagaaaaaaattcaggagTACATCCAAATATATTTATCAAACATTATTTTTGAATGGTGAAAACAGTGACATTAAGATTTGTGCTCTAGGAGAAGAATGGCGattacacaaaatatatttatgtcaaTCTGGCTACTTTTCTAGTATGTTCAGTGGTTCTTGGAAAGAATCCAGCATGAATATTATTGAACTGGAGATTCCTGACCAGAACATTGATGTAGAAGCGCTGCAGGTTGCGTTTGGTTCACTGTATCGAGATGACGTGTTGATAAAGCCCAGTCGAGTTGTTGCCATTTTGGCAGCAGCTTGTATGCTGCAGTTGGATGGTTTAATACAGCAGTGTGGTGAGACGATGAAGGAGACAATTACTGTGAAAACTGTGTGTGGCTATTACACATCAGTAGGGACCTATGGATTAGATTCCGTAAAGAAAAAGTGCCTTGAATGGCTTCTAAACAATTTGATGACTCACCAGAgtgttaaactttttaaagaactcAGTATAAATGTCATGAAACAGCTCATTGGTTCATCTAACTTATTTGTGATGCAAGTGGAGATGGATGTATACACCGCTCTAAAAAGGTGGATGTTTCTTCAACTTGTGCCTTCTTGGAATGGATCTTTAAAACAGCTTTTGACAGAAACAGATGTCTGGTTTTCCAAACAGAGAAAAGATTTTGAAGGTATGACCTTTCTTGAAACGGAACAAGGAAAACCATTTGTGTCAGTATTCAGACATTTAAGGTTACAATATATTATCAGTGACCTGGCTTCTGCAAGAATTATTGAACAAGATGCTATAGTACCTTCAGAATGGCTGTCTTCTGTGTATAAACAGCAGTGGTTTGCTATGCTGTGGGCCGAACAAGACAGTGAGGTAGGGCCTCAAGAAATCGATAAAGAAGAACTAGAGGGAAATAGCATGAGGTGTGGTAGAAAGCTTGCCAAAGACGGTGAATACTGCTGGTGTTGGACGGGTTTTAACTTCGGCTTTGACCTACTTGTAACTTACACCAATCGATGCATCATTTTCAAACGCAATACACTGAATCAGCCATGTAGCGGGTCTGTCAGTTTACAGCCTCAAAGGAGCGTAGCATTTAGATTACGTTTGGCTTCTTTTGATAGTAGTGGAAAACTAATATGTAGTAGAACAACTGGCTGTCAAATACTTATACTTAAAAAGGATCAGGAACAAGTGGTGATGAATTTGGACAGCAGGTTTCTGACCTTCCCTTTATATATCTGCTGTAACTTCTTGTATATATCGCCAgagaaaagaattgaaaataatcGTCACCCAGAAAATCCAGAAAACTGA